GGGGCTCCACCGACCGCTGACCTACCTCGATCTGGCGCTGGAGCACTGGCGGCTCGGGCGCGAGCTGAGGTGGATCGATGCGGTCACGGCGCAGTGCTCCTACGATGCGCGGGAGGTCAGCAAGGTCTATCACGGTCCCATCGAGCGGCTCACCATGGGCTGCGACTTCGACTTCTGGCGACCAGTCCCCGACAAAGACGTCAAGCGCGCGCTGCGGGCGGCGCAGGGTATCGGCCCATCGACCGTCGTTCTCTTCGCCTCGGGGAACTTCGTCCCCCGCAAGCAGTTCGATCGCCTGATCGAGGCCGTGGACCAGGTCCGCGAGGGCGCGGACGTGCTGCTGGCGCTGGCCGGGCACGGCGAGGCCAGGCACACTGACGCGCTCGCCGTCCTGGTCGGGCGGGTGCGCCATCCGCGGCGGGTGCTGGTCCATCCCTACGTGACCGGCGAGCGCCTCCGGAAGCTCTACTGGATCGCGGATGTGTACGTATCGACCTCGACGGCCGAAGGGTCATCGGTGGCCGTCATGAAGGCGATGGCTTGCGGCCTGCCCGTCCTCACGACGCCGGTGGGCGAGACGTGGGAGCGGATGCGGGCCCACGGAGCCGGCGCGGTCATCCCGGTGCGGGATTACGCCCGGTGGACGCGGGCCGTCGAGGAGATCCTGGCCGGCGCCATGCCTCCCACGCTGGACCAGGCGGCGGCGCATGCGGCCTACGACTGGTCGCAGGTGGCGATGCGGTTCGTTCGGCTCGTTGAAGGCCGGCTGGGTGGAGGGCGGGCCAGTGACTGACCCGGGGCCGCCGTCGCTCGCGGTCGGGGGCGAGGTCGAGCCCCGCGCTGTCTGGCGGGACGCGCAGAGTCGCGAGCGAAACTACTGGAGCCGGCGCTGCAGCGACTCGATCGGCGTCATGTACGAGATCGGCGAGGATCTGGACCTCGCCTGGCGCTTGCAGGCTTACGTGGCGGCCGAGCCAGGCTCGCTGCTCGACGTCGGCGTGGGGCCGATGGGCACGGGGCTACTGTGGCTTTTCCCCCGCTGCCGGCTCCGAATCGGGGTGGACTCGCTGGGGCTGCTGCCGGTGGCCACCGGAAACCCGCACGCCGACGGACTGGTGCGCCGCATCAGGGCCGAGTGCCGCTACGTCATCGGCAAGTCCGAGGCCCTCTCGTTCCCCGCCGCGAGCTTTGACGTCGTCGTGTGCAACAACGTCCTGGACCACGTCGAGGACGTCCCCCGTTCGGTCGCGGAGATGTGCCGGGTGGTCCGTCGCGGGGGCGTGCTCGGGCTGAGCG
This genomic stretch from Candidatus Methylomirabilota bacterium harbors:
- a CDS encoding glycosyltransferase family 4 protein; its protein translation is MTERPLVVNLMPHGPAYEFAPGARPDVAWARPDGSWVGFWKREWPDLLGASVLRAGASYRWEVWQPDLRADREYAETLETGVVHRLFPALERPYRRGVRRMPGLYSEPVLRRLGALRDRRILLVLHGFRVPFYGMLLERFGPDRSWPVLLVGHGMCTVPSTELLGLHRPLTYLDLALEHWRLGRELRWIDAVTAQCSYDAREVSKVYHGPIERLTMGCDFDFWRPVPDKDVKRALRAAQGIGPSTVVLFASGNFVPRKQFDRLIEAVDQVREGADVLLALAGHGEARHTDALAVLVGRVRHPRRVLVHPYVTGERLRKLYWIADVYVSTSTAEGSSVAVMKAMACGLPVLTTPVGETWERMRAHGAGAVIPVRDYARWTRAVEEILAGAMPPTLDQAAAHAAYDWSQVAMRFVRLVEGRLGGGRASD
- a CDS encoding class I SAM-dependent methyltransferase, which produces MTDPGPPSLAVGGEVEPRAVWRDAQSRERNYWSRRCSDSIGVMYEIGEDLDLAWRLQAYVAAEPGSLLDVGVGPMGTGLLWLFPRCRLRIGVDSLGLLPVATGNPHADGLVRRIRAECRYVIGKSEALSFPAASFDVVVCNNVLDHVEDVPRSVAEMCRVVRRGGVLGLSVDTNSYLGYWLRRIDRWRRPHLNAYRLHPTDLIIGQIERALTGRGFRVVSSNEASCLGRLVGRRRMQNWVAVRED